A window of the Dunckerocampus dactyliophorus isolate RoL2022-P2 chromosome 21, RoL_Ddac_1.1, whole genome shotgun sequence genome harbors these coding sequences:
- the thtpa gene encoding thiamine-triphosphatase isoform X1: MSIEVERKFLCSANTLKTLKEIGGTVCCCYFTQIFNCLFYMTLFTVCAGQRQFHDQYFDTPQFHLTLRDMWLRKRTGCWELKCPTTRVKGAEESEASAQCSRYKEITNLSDIKLKLKEVLKDIGEDVTSRKQLSCVTESCQHEIDSVQDQCWARSMNLFVFAEFTTVRQTFTLKEDGVQVDLDEADFGYRVGEIEVLIPEGGDMQAAMDKIERTAKKLGLTGDRQVDGKMSVYLQVNYPEHYARLLSEHIL, encoded by the exons atgAGTATAGAAGTGGAGAGAAAGTTTTTATGCAGTGCAAACACACTGAAAACCCTGAAAGAAATTGGAGGTACGGTATGTTGCTGTTATTTCACGCAGATATTTAATTGTCTAttttatatgactttatttacagTTTGTGCTGGTCAGCGCCAGTTTCACGACCAGTATTTTGACACGCCACAATTTCACCTGACTTTAAGAGACATGTGGCTGCGCAAACGCACAGGATGCTGGGAGCTCAAGTGTCCGACCACAAGAGTAAAAGGGGCGGAGGAGTCTGAAGCGTCTGCGCAATGTAGTCGCTATAAAGAGATAACCAATTTGAGTGATATTAAACTCAAGCTGAAAGAGGTTCTAAAGGATATTGGCGAAGATGTGACCAGCAGAAAACAGTTGTCCTGTGTGACTGAGAGCTGTCAACATGAGATTGACTCTGTACAAGACCAGTGTTGGGCAAGGAGCATGAATCTGTTCGTCTTTGCGGAGTTTACCACAGTGAGGCAGACATTCACTTTAAAAGAGGATGGCGTGCAAGTCGATCTCGACGAAGCAGACTTTGGCTACCGTGTGGGAGAGATAGAGGTCCTCATACCAGAGGGAGGAGATATGCAGGCCGCCATGGACAAGATTGAAAGAACAGCAAAGAAACTTG GTTTGACTGGCGATCGGCAAGTTGACGGGAAAATGTCAGTTTACCTTCAAGTAAACTACCCAGAGCATTACGCAAGACTACTGAGTGAACACATTTTGTGA
- the thtpa gene encoding thiamine-triphosphatase isoform X2, whose amino-acid sequence MSIEVERKFLCSANTLKTLKEIGVCAGQRQFHDQYFDTPQFHLTLRDMWLRKRTGCWELKCPTTRVKGAEESEASAQCSRYKEITNLSDIKLKLKEVLKDIGEDVTSRKQLSCVTESCQHEIDSVQDQCWARSMNLFVFAEFTTVRQTFTLKEDGVQVDLDEADFGYRVGEIEVLIPEGGDMQAAMDKIERTAKKLGLTGDRQVDGKMSVYLQVNYPEHYARLLSEHIL is encoded by the exons atgAGTATAGAAGTGGAGAGAAAGTTTTTATGCAGTGCAAACACACTGAAAACCCTGAAAGAAATTGGAG TTTGTGCTGGTCAGCGCCAGTTTCACGACCAGTATTTTGACACGCCACAATTTCACCTGACTTTAAGAGACATGTGGCTGCGCAAACGCACAGGATGCTGGGAGCTCAAGTGTCCGACCACAAGAGTAAAAGGGGCGGAGGAGTCTGAAGCGTCTGCGCAATGTAGTCGCTATAAAGAGATAACCAATTTGAGTGATATTAAACTCAAGCTGAAAGAGGTTCTAAAGGATATTGGCGAAGATGTGACCAGCAGAAAACAGTTGTCCTGTGTGACTGAGAGCTGTCAACATGAGATTGACTCTGTACAAGACCAGTGTTGGGCAAGGAGCATGAATCTGTTCGTCTTTGCGGAGTTTACCACAGTGAGGCAGACATTCACTTTAAAAGAGGATGGCGTGCAAGTCGATCTCGACGAAGCAGACTTTGGCTACCGTGTGGGAGAGATAGAGGTCCTCATACCAGAGGGAGGAGATATGCAGGCCGCCATGGACAAGATTGAAAGAACAGCAAAGAAACTTG GTTTGACTGGCGATCGGCAAGTTGACGGGAAAATGTCAGTTTACCTTCAAGTAAACTACCCAGAGCATTACGCAAGACTACTGAGTGAACACATTTTGTGA